Proteins encoded together in one Fimbriiglobus ruber window:
- a CDS encoding ISAzo13 family transposase, which yields MERDLVALLVDDTGGDPMTKQRWVRLSLKRLGQLLAQRGHAIDPKTVRRLLHKLKYSLKANRKRFTGPPHPDRDRQFRYIAHQKRRFLKAGRPVISVDTKKKELIGNFQQDGQTWCHEADEVNAYDFLSDAEGRATPYGIYLVQHDRGYVYVGESADTPEFAVDAIVSWWKSHGRRRFPDATKLLILADSGGSNGCRPRMWKRQLQERLADAFNLEVTVCHYPRGGSKWNPIEHRLFSFISINWAGKPLRSWLILLGYIQDTRTETGLQVKAVLLRGNYERGLKVTDHEMRKLRLRRHKTCPSWNYTIRPRQGVSGAAKG from the coding sequence CTGGAGCGAGACCTGGTAGCCCTGCTGGTCGATGACACCGGCGGCGACCCGATGACGAAACAGCGGTGGGTGCGTCTGAGCCTGAAGCGACTGGGCCAACTGCTGGCCCAACGAGGCCATGCCATCGACCCCAAGACCGTCCGGCGTTTGCTCCACAAACTCAAGTACTCGTTGAAGGCGAATCGGAAACGGTTTACCGGCCCACCGCACCCCGATCGGGATCGTCAGTTCCGCTACATCGCCCACCAGAAGCGGCGGTTCCTGAAAGCGGGCAGGCCGGTCATCAGCGTGGATACCAAGAAAAAAGAGTTGATCGGCAACTTCCAGCAGGATGGGCAGACCTGGTGCCACGAGGCGGACGAGGTCAACGCTTATGACTTCCTCAGTGACGCCGAGGGCCGGGCCACCCCGTATGGCATCTACCTGGTACAACACGACCGCGGTTACGTGTACGTGGGCGAATCGGCCGACACGCCGGAGTTTGCGGTCGATGCGATTGTCTCGTGGTGGAAGAGCCACGGTCGCCGTCGTTTCCCGGACGCTACCAAACTCCTGATCCTGGCGGACTCGGGTGGCAGTAATGGCTGTCGGCCTCGGATGTGGAAGCGTCAGTTGCAGGAACGGCTGGCTGACGCCTTCAACCTGGAGGTGACGGTGTGCCACTACCCCCGCGGTGGCTCCAAGTGGAACCCGATTGAGCATCGGCTGTTCAGCTTTATCAGCATCAACTGGGCCGGCAAGCCCTTGCGTTCGTGGTTGATCTTGTTGGGCTATATTCAGGACACGAGAACCGAAACAGGCTTGCAGGTGAAAGCCGTGTTGTTGCGGGGAAACTATGAGAGGGGCCTGAAGGTCACGGATCACGAGATGAGGAAGTTGCGCTTGCGACGGCATAAGACCTGTCCGAGTTGGAACTATACCATCCGGCCACGCCAAGGAGTTTCGGGTGCGGCCAAAGGGTGA
- a CDS encoding type II toxin-antitoxin system VapC family toxin: MQLALPAWKLWPFDEDAAFEYGRLHAELLRLGRPMQVIDIMIAAIALTLGNTTVVTKDSDLAAVPGLTVENWAAPLP; encoded by the coding sequence TTGCAACTGGCCCTGCCGGCGTGGAAGCTATGGCCGTTCGACGAGGACGCCGCGTTCGAATACGGACGCCTCCACGCCGAACTGCTGCGGCTCGGTCGTCCGATGCAGGTGATCGACATCATGATCGCTGCCATCGCCCTGACGCTGGGCAACACCACGGTCGTCACCAAGGATAGCGACCTTGCCGCGGTGCCGGGCCTGACGGTGGAGAACTGGGCCGCGCCGTTGCCGTAA